In Silene latifolia isolate original U9 population chromosome X, ASM4854445v1, whole genome shotgun sequence, the following proteins share a genomic window:
- the LOC141623687 gene encoding pyruvate dehydrogenase E1 component subunit alpha-1, mitochondrial-like, producing MASFLHHHRHLTKSKSLTNLLRPITTTPFHQISSTSSETLEIETSIPFKSHIIEPPSTTVSTSASELMTFFKDMALMRRMEIAADSLYKAKLIRGFCHLYDGQEAVAVGMEAAITKTDNIITAYRDHCIYLARGGTLVSAFAELMGRQDGCSRGKGGSMHFYRKDFGFFGGHGIVGAQVPLGIGLAFAQKYNKEEAVSFALYGDGAANQGQLFEALNMAALWDLPAILVCENNHYGMGTAEWRAAKSPAYYKRGDYVPGLKVDGMDVLAVKQACAYAKDYVLKNGPIILEMDTYRYHGHSMSDPGSTYRTRDEISGIRQERDPIERVKKLLLAHDIATEKELKDYEKVVRKEVDEAIAKAKESPMPDTKELFTNIYVKGYGAESFGADRKELRTTLP from the exons ATGGCATCCTTCCTCCATCACCACCGCCACCTAACCAAATCCAAATCCCTAACCAACTTACTCCGTCCAATCACCACCACCCCTTTCCATCAAATCTCATCCACATCTTCCGAAACCCTAGAAATCGAAACTAGTATCCCTTTCAAATCCCACATCATCGAACCACCTTCCACCACCGTCTCCACCTCCGCTTCCGAACTCATGACTTTCTTCAAAGACATGGCTCTTATGCGTCGTATGGAGATCGCCGCCGATTCCCTTTACAAGGCTAAACTCATTCGTGGTTTCTGTCATCTCTACGACGGCCAGGAGGCCGTCGCTGTTGGTATGGAAGCCGCTATTACTAAGACTGATAACATCATTACCGCCTACCGCGATCATTGTATCTATTTGGCGCGTGGGGGTACCCTTGTTAGCGCGTTTGCTGAGTTGATGGGTAGGCAGGATGGGTGTTCCCGTGGGAAAGGTGGGTCTATGCATTTTTATAGGAAGGATTTCGGGTTTTTCGGAGGACATGGGATTGTTGGGGCGCAGGTTCCGTTGGGGATTGGATTGGCTTTTGCGCAGAAGTATAATAAGGAAGAGGCTGTTAGTTTTGCATTGTATGGTGATGGTGCTGCCAATCAGGGACAGTTGTTTGAGGCTCTTAATATGGCTGCTCTTTGGGATCTTCCTGCTATTTTGGTCTGCGAGAATAATCATT ATGGAATGGGGACTGCAGAATGGAGAGCTGCAAAGAGCCCAGCCTACTACAAGCGTGGAGATTATGTTCCTGGGTTGAAG GTTGATGGTATGGATGTACTGGCAGTTAAGCAAGCGTGCGCATACGCCAAGGATTATGTCTTGAAGAATGGGCCTATT ATCCTTGAGATGGACACTTATAGGTACCATGGTCACTCCATGTCTGACCCTGGAAGCACCTATCGAACACGTGATGAGATATCTGGTATAAGACAG GAACGCGACCCCATTGAGAGAGTGAAGAAACTGTTATTGGCTCATGATATTGCAACAGAAAAGGAACTGAAG GATTACGAAAAAGTAGTCAGGAAAGAAGTAGATGAAGCTATTGCTAAGGCCAAG GAGAGTCCAATGCCTGATACTAAGGAGCTTTTTACGAACATATATGTGAAAGGTTATGGGGCTGAG TCATTTGGTGCTGACAGGAAAGAACTTAGAACTACTCTACCGTGA